Proteins encoded in a region of the Sphingomonas sp. HMP9 genome:
- the nuoF gene encoding NADH-quinone oxidoreductase subunit NuoF has protein sequence MLADKDRIFTNLYGFQPWNVDAAIMRGDWDNTKDLMALGQDAIIDVMKASGLRGRGGAGFPTGTKWSFMPKEPKPDRPNFLVINADESEPGSCKDREIIRHDPHKLIEGALIAGFAMRARAAYIYIRGEYIREAETLFAAVAEAYDRGFIGKNACGSGYDFDVFVHRGAGAYICGEETAMLESLEGKKGQPRLKPPFPAGAGLYGCPTTVNNVESIAVAPTILRRGAAWFSSFGAENNRGTKLFQISGHVNKPCVVEEEMSISFRDLIETHCGGIRGGWDNLLAVIPGGSSVPLVPAAQIMDCAMDFDGLKAVGSGLGTAAIIVMDKSTDIVRAISRISYFYKHESCGQCTPCREGTGWMWRVMERMRTGDAELSEIDMLQQVTKQVEGHSICALGDAAAWPIQGLIKHFRPEMERRIRERGGDTAPMMEAAE, from the coding sequence ATGCTCGCCGACAAGGACCGCATCTTCACCAATCTCTACGGTTTCCAGCCGTGGAATGTCGACGCAGCGATCATGCGCGGCGATTGGGACAATACCAAGGACCTGATGGCGCTAGGCCAGGACGCGATCATCGACGTGATGAAGGCGTCGGGTCTGCGTGGCCGCGGCGGGGCAGGGTTCCCGACCGGCACGAAATGGTCGTTCATGCCCAAGGAGCCGAAGCCCGACCGGCCGAACTTCCTCGTCATCAACGCCGATGAATCCGAGCCTGGCAGCTGCAAGGATCGCGAGATCATCCGCCACGATCCGCACAAGCTGATCGAGGGTGCGCTAATCGCCGGGTTCGCGATGCGCGCGCGCGCCGCGTATATCTACATTCGCGGCGAATATATCCGGGAGGCCGAGACGCTCTTCGCAGCGGTCGCCGAGGCGTATGATCGCGGCTTCATCGGCAAGAATGCGTGCGGGTCGGGTTACGACTTCGACGTGTTCGTGCACCGGGGTGCCGGCGCGTATATCTGCGGCGAAGAGACCGCGATGCTCGAAAGCCTCGAGGGGAAGAAGGGCCAGCCGCGGCTGAAGCCGCCATTCCCGGCAGGTGCCGGGCTCTATGGCTGCCCGACGACGGTCAACAACGTGGAGTCGATCGCCGTCGCGCCGACGATCCTGCGGCGTGGTGCGGCGTGGTTCTCCAGCTTCGGCGCGGAGAACAACCGCGGTACGAAGCTGTTCCAGATCAGCGGCCATGTTAACAAGCCGTGCGTCGTCGAGGAAGAGATGAGCATCTCGTTCCGCGACCTGATCGAGACGCATTGCGGTGGCATTCGTGGCGGCTGGGACAATCTGCTCGCGGTGATCCCGGGCGGCTCGTCCGTGCCGCTGGTGCCCGCCGCGCAGATCATGGACTGCGCGATGGATTTCGACGGCCTGAAGGCGGTCGGCTCGGGCCTCGGCACCGCGGCGATCATCGTCATGGACAAGTCGACCGACATCGTCCGCGCGATCAGCCGCATCTCGTATTTCTACAAGCATGAGAGCTGCGGCCAGTGCACGCCGTGCCGCGAGGGCACCGGCTGGATGTGGCGCGTGATGGAGCGGATGCGGACCGGCGACGCCGAACTGTCCGAGATCGACATGCTCCAGCAGGTCACCAAGCAGGTCGAGGGTCACTCGATCTGCGCGCTCGGCGACGCCGCAGCGTGGCCGATCCAGGGACTGATCAAGCATTTCCGCCCCGAGATGGAACGCCGTATCCGTGAGCGTGGTGGCGACACCGCGCCGATGATGGAAGCCGCAGAGTAA
- the thiE gene encoding thiamine phosphate synthase: MTEFEDPLGPLDPNFAENFRRDMRRPACQLYLVSPLDVGGDFPERLARALDAGPVAAFQFRVKDIDQHAAAALGEPLRAICAERDVAFIVNDDIGLAKRLDADGVHLGQDDGDPREARAQLGPNAQIGVSCHGSRHLAMEAGEAGADYAAFGAFHPTTTKTVEHRAEPVILSWWSTLFEMPCVAIGGINPQNALPLVAAGADFIAVSSAVWAGDEVAAIKAFGEVLAKR, from the coding sequence ATGACCGAATTCGAAGATCCGCTGGGCCCGCTCGATCCCAATTTCGCCGAGAATTTCCGTCGCGACATGCGCCGGCCGGCCTGCCAGCTCTATTTGGTGTCGCCGCTCGACGTCGGCGGCGACTTCCCCGAACGTCTGGCACGAGCGCTCGACGCCGGCCCGGTTGCGGCGTTCCAGTTCCGGGTGAAGGACATCGACCAGCATGCCGCGGCCGCGCTCGGCGAGCCGTTGCGTGCGATCTGTGCCGAGCGCGACGTCGCGTTCATCGTCAACGACGATATCGGGCTCGCCAAGCGGCTTGATGCGGACGGCGTCCATCTTGGGCAGGACGATGGCGATCCGCGCGAGGCGCGGGCGCAACTCGGGCCCAACGCGCAGATCGGAGTCAGCTGTCACGGCAGCCGCCACCTGGCGATGGAAGCGGGCGAGGCCGGGGCCGACTATGCCGCGTTCGGCGCGTTCCATCCGACCACCACGAAGACCGTCGAGCATAGGGCCGAGCCGGTGATCCTGTCCTGGTGGTCAACGCTGTTCGAGATGCCGTGCGTCGCGATCGGCGGGATCAATCCGCAGAATGCCTTGCCGCTGGTGGCGGCCGGAGCGGACTTCATTGCCGTCTCGAGCGCCGTTTGGGCCGGTGACGAAGTCGCGGCGATCAAGGCGTTCGGCGAGGTTCTTGCGAAGCGTTGA
- a CDS encoding NADH-quinone oxidoreductase subunit C, which yields MRAPAPAYASNDGVIDAARAALGGMLLDAVDHVGEVALHVRREDLYDAMIALRDTPGLAYQQLMEIAGVDYPDRTERFEVVYCMLSLTRNHRLRVNVATDEEKPVPSVTGIWPVAGWLEREVYDMYGVLFSGNPDLRRILTDYGFRGHPQRKDFPLTGFVELRYSEEAKRVVYEPVQLAQDFRTFDFMSPWEGAEYVLPGDEKGALPQAKGAQTPLSADAIAKADAAQTPTKVPTAPSEPYAKKDVQHTGQSGAGEPDPGNQKRDKPVESDVIPTKGGGQNQ from the coding sequence GTGAGGGCACCCGCACCAGCTTATGCGTCGAACGACGGTGTGATCGACGCGGCACGCGCTGCGCTTGGCGGCATGCTGCTCGACGCGGTCGACCATGTCGGCGAGGTCGCGTTGCACGTTCGCCGCGAGGATCTGTATGATGCGATGATCGCGCTGCGCGATACGCCCGGGCTTGCCTATCAGCAGCTCATGGAGATCGCCGGCGTGGATTATCCGGATCGCACAGAGCGGTTCGAGGTGGTCTATTGCATGCTGTCGCTGACGCGGAATCACCGGTTGCGTGTGAACGTCGCGACCGACGAGGAAAAGCCGGTGCCGTCGGTGACGGGCATCTGGCCGGTCGCGGGTTGGCTCGAGCGCGAAGTATATGACATGTACGGCGTGCTGTTCAGCGGTAACCCGGACCTGCGTCGCATCCTGACCGATTACGGCTTTCGCGGCCATCCGCAGCGCAAGGACTTCCCGCTGACGGGCTTTGTCGAGCTGCGCTATTCGGAAGAGGCGAAGCGCGTCGTGTACGAGCCGGTGCAGCTGGCACAGGATTTCCGCACGTTCGACTTCATGTCCCCCTGGGAGGGCGCGGAGTATGTTCTGCCGGGTGACGAGAAGGGTGCGTTGCCGCAGGCGAAGGGCGCACAGACGCCGTTGTCGGCCGACGCGATCGCCAAAGCGGACGCTGCACAGACGCCGACCAAGGTGCCGACCGCGCCCAGCGAGCCCTATGCCAAGAAGGACGTTCAGCACACCGGGCAAAGCGGTGCTGGCGAGCCCGATCCGGGCAACCAAAAGCGGGACAAGCCCGTGGAGTCGGATGTCATTCCGACCAAGGGCGGAGGACAGAACCAGTGA
- a CDS encoding L,D-transpeptidase family protein translates to MTAFAMKASVLAACLLGVTSPVLAQAAPAKSVPIDRNVLHVQVILDHLGFGPGVLDGRGGQSLVAALKGFQESKGLPVTGKPDARTLQALYPYRAARPTVTVALTPEMLAGPFVNPFPKDPAKQAELPSLGYKTVMEKLGEMFHTTPAVIVALNSPTTKLTPGAKIVVPDAVPTSRAYDPKLKPDWIATLTTLNVDAKQPQADHIVVDKSDGVLRVLDANDKLIAQFSATMGSSHDPLPLGTWTIKGSDYNPKFHFNPALFWDSKKGQQKEMLPPGPNGPVGVVWMDLSKEHYGIHGTPNPETIGRAESHGCIRLTNWDAARLSMMIKPGTKAVFQA, encoded by the coding sequence ATGACGGCATTTGCGATGAAGGCTTCGGTTTTGGCGGCCTGCCTGCTGGGTGTCACGTCGCCCGTTTTGGCGCAGGCGGCGCCAGCCAAATCCGTCCCGATCGACCGCAACGTGCTGCACGTCCAGGTGATCCTCGACCATCTCGGCTTCGGGCCGGGCGTGCTCGACGGCCGCGGCGGGCAGTCGCTGGTTGCTGCGCTAAAGGGATTCCAGGAGTCGAAGGGGTTGCCGGTCACCGGCAAACCGGACGCGCGGACGTTGCAGGCGCTGTATCCATACCGCGCCGCGCGGCCGACCGTAACGGTTGCGCTGACGCCGGAGATGCTGGCGGGGCCGTTCGTCAATCCGTTCCCGAAGGATCCCGCCAAACAGGCCGAACTCCCGTCGCTCGGCTACAAGACCGTCATGGAGAAGTTGGGCGAGATGTTCCACACGACGCCGGCGGTAATCGTGGCGCTGAATTCGCCGACGACGAAGCTGACTCCGGGCGCAAAGATCGTGGTGCCCGATGCGGTGCCGACCTCGCGCGCTTATGATCCGAAGCTGAAGCCCGACTGGATCGCGACGCTCACCACGCTCAACGTGGATGCGAAGCAGCCGCAGGCGGATCATATCGTCGTCGACAAGTCCGATGGCGTGCTCCGCGTGCTCGATGCCAACGACAAGCTGATCGCGCAGTTCTCCGCGACCATGGGCTCGAGCCACGATCCGCTGCCGCTTGGCACGTGGACGATCAAGGGGTCCGACTATAACCCCAAGTTCCACTTCAACCCGGCGCTCTTCTGGGATTCGAAGAAGGGGCAGCAGAAGGAAATGCTGCCGCCGGGGCCGAACGGTCCGGTCGGCGTCGTGTGGATGGACCTGTCGAAGGAGCATTACGGGATTCACGGGACGCCGAATCCCGAGACTATCGGGCGCGCGGAAAGCCATGGCTGCATTCGCCTGACCAACTGGGATGCGGCACGGCTGTCGATGATGATCAAGCCGGGGACCAAGGCCGTCTTCCAGGCCTGA
- a CDS encoding type II toxin-antitoxin system PemK/MazF family toxin — protein MKRGDIVSMIGRGDFSSKTRPGLIVQANAFNDFHPALTICPITSHITGDAFYRVAIAAEAESGLNRDSEVEVDRLQAIWRERIGQRIGAASNEVMFAVDQALRRWLAL, from the coding sequence ATGAAGCGCGGCGACATCGTATCGATGATCGGCCGTGGCGATTTTTCAAGCAAGACTCGCCCGGGCCTGATTGTACAAGCCAATGCGTTTAACGATTTCCATCCCGCCCTCACGATCTGTCCTATAACCAGCCATATTACCGGCGACGCGTTCTATCGGGTGGCGATCGCCGCCGAAGCTGAGAGCGGTTTGAACCGCGATAGCGAGGTCGAAGTCGATCGCCTGCAGGCGATCTGGCGTGAGCGGATCGGGCAGAGGATTGGCGCCGCCTCCAACGAAGTAATGTTTGCGGTCGATCAGGCACTTCGCCGTTGGCTAGCCCTTTGA
- a CDS encoding class I fructose-bisphosphate aldolase yields the protein MTSTITPQIKTILDKYEATSSAVKANLARILMQGKLGGTGKLVILPVDQGFEHGPARSFSVNPAAYDPHYHYQLAIDAGLSAYAAPLGMLEAGADTFAGQIPTILKCNSSNSWATTIDQAVTATVSDAVRLGSAAIGFTIYPGADQFFDLVEEIRELSEEAKSVGIATVIWSYPRGGELTKDGELALDVGAYAAHMAALLGAHIIKTKLPTAHIEQKEAKPLYAGTDWSKQSDRVKHVVQSSFAGRRINVFSGGASKGEDAIFQDARNIRDGGGNGSIIGRNTFQRPRDEALAMLDRIIRIYKNEE from the coding sequence ATGACCTCGACAATCACTCCGCAAATCAAGACTATTCTCGACAAGTATGAAGCTACCAGTTCGGCGGTGAAGGCGAACCTCGCGAGGATCCTGATGCAGGGCAAGCTCGGCGGCACCGGCAAGCTCGTCATCCTACCGGTCGATCAGGGCTTCGAGCATGGCCCGGCGCGCAGCTTCTCGGTCAACCCGGCGGCCTACGATCCGCATTACCACTATCAGCTCGCGATCGATGCGGGCCTCAGCGCCTATGCAGCCCCGCTCGGCATGCTCGAAGCGGGAGCGGATACGTTCGCTGGCCAAATCCCGACGATCCTGAAGTGCAACAGCTCTAACAGCTGGGCGACGACGATCGACCAGGCGGTGACTGCGACCGTGTCGGACGCGGTACGGCTTGGGTCGGCGGCGATCGGCTTCACGATCTATCCGGGTGCGGACCAGTTCTTCGACTTGGTCGAGGAAATCCGCGAGCTGAGCGAAGAGGCCAAGTCGGTCGGCATCGCGACGGTCATCTGGTCGTATCCGCGCGGTGGCGAGCTGACCAAGGACGGCGAGTTGGCGCTCGACGTCGGTGCCTATGCCGCGCACATGGCGGCGCTGCTCGGTGCGCACATCATCAAGACCAAACTGCCGACCGCGCATATCGAGCAGAAGGAAGCCAAGCCGCTATATGCCGGCACCGACTGGTCGAAGCAGTCGGACCGCGTGAAGCACGTCGTCCAGTCGAGCTTTGCCGGACGTCGCATCAACGTCTTCTCGGGCGGCGCGTCGAAGGGCGAGGACGCGATCTTCCAGGACGCACGCAACATTCGCGACGGTGGCGGCAACGGCTCGATCATCGGCCGCAACACCTTCCAGCGTCCGCGTGACGAGGCGCTGGCGATGCTCGACCGGATCATCCGCATCTACAAGAACGAGGAATAA
- the efp gene encoding elongation factor P, with protein MKINAVEIRPGNILEYEGGIWRAVKIQHTQPGKGGAYMQVEMKNLIDGRKNNVRFRSAESVEKVRLETVDFQFLFREGDMLTFMDKINYEQISLDADILGDAAAFLQDGMDVVMELWEERPISVQLPDTIEAMIVEADAVVKGQTASSSYKPAVLENGVRVMVPPHIGAGTRIVVDVYEQTYVRRAD; from the coding sequence ATGAAGATCAACGCGGTCGAGATTCGTCCCGGCAACATCCTCGAATATGAGGGCGGCATCTGGCGCGCCGTCAAGATTCAGCACACCCAGCCCGGCAAGGGCGGTGCATATATGCAGGTCGAGATGAAGAACCTCATCGACGGCCGCAAGAACAACGTCCGTTTCCGCTCCGCCGAGAGCGTCGAGAAGGTGCGGCTCGAGACCGTCGACTTCCAGTTCCTGTTCCGCGAAGGCGATATGCTCACCTTCATGGACAAGATCAACTACGAGCAGATCTCGCTCGATGCCGATATCCTGGGCGACGCCGCCGCGTTCCTGCAGGACGGCATGGACGTGGTGATGGAGCTCTGGGAAGAGCGGCCGATCTCGGTCCAGCTGCCCGACACGATCGAGGCGATGATCGTCGAGGCGGATGCCGTCGTGAAGGGCCAGACCGCGTCGTCGTCGTACAAGCCCGCAGTGCTCGAGAACGGCGTCCGCGTGATGGTCCCGCCGCATATCGGTGCGGGCACGCGGATCGTGGTCGACGTGTACGAGCAGACCTATGTAAGACGCGCGGACTAA
- a CDS encoding complex I 24 kDa subunit family protein, producing MAEAPKIPDEAETRARWGSFAWTDENQVKANEILGRYPKGREQSASIPFLDLAQRQVGAETQTQGWLPVPVIEFVARAIGVPYMRVYEVVTFYTMFNLAPVGRFHVQVCGTTPCMLRGSDDVLAACKNRGLVKGGTTPDGMFTLTEVECLGTCANAPMVQINDDNFEDLDYDKTTEILEALANGGHPTPGPQFGRRASCPEGGPTSLKAMVDANHDYRGEWA from the coding sequence ATGGCTGAAGCTCCGAAAATTCCCGACGAGGCCGAGACCCGCGCACGCTGGGGCTCGTTCGCGTGGACGGACGAAAACCAGGTGAAGGCGAACGAAATCCTCGGTCGCTACCCGAAGGGTCGCGAACAGTCGGCGTCGATCCCGTTCCTTGACCTCGCCCAGCGCCAGGTCGGTGCGGAAACGCAGACGCAGGGCTGGTTGCCGGTGCCGGTGATCGAGTTCGTCGCGCGGGCGATCGGTGTGCCGTATATGCGCGTGTACGAGGTCGTGACCTTCTACACGATGTTCAATCTGGCGCCGGTCGGTCGCTTCCATGTGCAGGTCTGCGGCACGACGCCGTGCATGCTGCGCGGGTCGGACGACGTTCTGGCGGCGTGCAAGAACCGCGGTCTGGTCAAGGGCGGTACGACGCCGGACGGCATGTTCACGCTGACTGAGGTCGAGTGCCTCGGCACGTGCGCGAATGCGCCGATGGTTCAGATCAACGATGATAATTTCGAAGATCTCGATTACGACAAGACGACCGAGATCCTCGAGGCGCTGGCCAATGGCGGGCACCCGACACCGGGTCCGCAATTCGGTCGGCGTGCGAGCTGCCCCGAAGGCGGCCCGACTTCGCTGAAGGCGATGGTCGACGCGAACCACGATTACCGGGGGGAGTGGGCCTGA
- a CDS encoding NADH-quinone oxidoreductase subunit D, translating into MYVEELLGEADAADPTTGDVTIQNYTINFGPQHPAAHGVLRLVMELDGEIVERVDPHVGLLHRGTEKLIEYKTYTQALPYFDRLDYCSPLCMEHSWVLAVEKLLDLEVPERAQYLRVFFAELTRISNHMLNLGSHVMDVGAMTPNLWLFEIREDCMNFFERVSGARMHSNYFRPGGVHQDAPLKLLADIGDWLDTRLPRLFEDAISLVADNRIFKQRNVDIAVVSRDDAIKWGFSGPMIRGSGIAWDLRKSQPYDVYAKMDFEVPVGTRGDCYDRFMVRVEEVRQSARIMKQCLREMPEGPIASLDRKVVPPKRAEMKQSMEALIHHFKLYTEGFHVPAGDVYVATESPKGEFGVYLVADGSNKPYRCKIRPTAFSHLQAFDFMAKGHMLADTTAILGAMDIVFGECDR; encoded by the coding sequence CTGTATGTCGAAGAGCTTCTCGGTGAAGCCGACGCTGCCGATCCGACGACCGGCGACGTCACGATCCAGAACTACACGATCAATTTCGGTCCGCAGCATCCCGCGGCGCACGGTGTGTTGCGCCTTGTCATGGAGCTCGATGGCGAGATCGTCGAGCGGGTCGATCCGCATGTCGGGCTGCTTCACCGCGGCACCGAGAAGCTGATCGAGTACAAGACGTACACGCAGGCGCTGCCGTATTTCGATCGCCTCGATTACTGCTCGCCGCTGTGTATGGAGCATAGCTGGGTCTTGGCGGTCGAGAAGCTACTCGACCTCGAAGTGCCGGAGCGCGCGCAGTATTTGCGGGTGTTCTTCGCCGAGCTGACGCGCATCTCGAACCACATGTTGAACCTCGGCAGCCACGTCATGGACGTCGGCGCGATGACGCCCAACCTGTGGCTGTTCGAGATCCGCGAAGACTGCATGAACTTCTTCGAGCGCGTATCTGGCGCGCGCATGCATTCCAACTATTTCCGTCCCGGTGGCGTGCACCAGGATGCGCCGCTCAAGCTGCTCGCCGATATCGGCGACTGGCTCGACACGCGCCTGCCGCGGCTGTTCGAGGACGCGATCTCGCTGGTCGCGGACAACCGCATCTTCAAGCAGCGCAACGTCGACATCGCGGTCGTGAGCCGTGACGACGCGATCAAATGGGGCTTCTCCGGCCCGATGATCCGTGGTTCAGGCATCGCCTGGGATCTGCGCAAGTCGCAGCCCTACGATGTGTACGCCAAGATGGACTTCGAGGTGCCGGTCGGCACGCGCGGCGATTGCTATGACCGGTTCATGGTGCGCGTCGAGGAAGTGCGTCAGTCCGCGCGGATCATGAAGCAGTGCCTGCGCGAGATGCCGGAAGGGCCGATCGCGTCGCTCGATCGCAAGGTCGTGCCGCCCAAGCGTGCCGAGATGAAGCAGTCGATGGAAGCGCTGATCCATCACTTCAAGCTTTACACCGAGGGCTTCCATGTGCCCGCCGGCGATGTCTATGTCGCGACCGAGAGCCCCAAGGGCGAGTTCGGCGTGTATCTGGTCGCTGACGGCAGCAACAAGCCGTATCGCTGCAAGATCCGGCCGACCGCGTTCTCACATCTGCAGGCATTCGACTTCATGGCGAAGGGCCACATGCTGGCGGATACGACCGCGATCCTCGGCGCGATGGATATCGTTTTTGGTGAGTGTGACCGCTAA
- a CDS encoding inositol monophosphatase family protein produces the protein MPSHSGIMTVIERAARKAAPRLRRDFNEVQQLQVSRKGPADFVSQADQRAEQTIFEELSHARPDWGMLMEERGEVEGDPNKPRFIVDPLDGTSNFLHGIPHFCISIAVEEPLPNGKREVTTALVYQPLTDESFWAEKGRGAWLTDQRLRVSSRRDLSESLIATGIPFLGHGDFAQWSRIFGAVAPEVAGIRRLGAAALDLAWLAAGRFDGFWESNLKPWDVAAGMLLVKEAGGFVTDFRGGDRAMERNEFLAANDALHSRLHKLVAGALR, from the coding sequence ATGCCCAGCCATTCCGGCATCATGACCGTCATCGAGCGCGCTGCCCGCAAGGCCGCGCCGCGCCTGCGTCGCGACTTCAACGAGGTCCAGCAGCTCCAGGTGAGCCGCAAGGGTCCGGCCGACTTCGTCAGCCAAGCCGACCAGCGTGCCGAGCAGACGATCTTCGAAGAGTTGAGCCACGCGCGTCCCGACTGGGGCATGCTGATGGAGGAGCGCGGCGAGGTCGAGGGTGATCCGAACAAGCCACGCTTCATCGTAGATCCCTTGGATGGCACGTCGAACTTCCTGCACGGCATCCCGCATTTCTGCATCTCGATCGCAGTCGAGGAGCCGCTGCCGAACGGCAAGCGCGAGGTGACGACCGCGCTCGTCTATCAGCCGCTGACCGACGAGAGCTTCTGGGCCGAGAAGGGCCGGGGCGCGTGGCTCACCGACCAGCGTCTTCGCGTGTCGTCGCGTCGCGACCTGTCCGAATCGCTGATCGCCACGGGGATCCCGTTCCTCGGGCATGGCGACTTTGCGCAGTGGAGCCGGATCTTCGGCGCGGTCGCGCCTGAGGTTGCGGGGATCCGGCGGCTTGGCGCGGCAGCGCTCGATCTGGCCTGGCTGGCTGCTGGCCGGTTCGACGGGTTCTGGGAATCGAACCTGAAGCCTTGGGATGTTGCAGCGGGGATGCTGCTGGTGAAGGAAGCCGGCGGTTTCGTCACCGACTTCCGTGGTGGTGATCGGGCCATGGAGCGCAACGAGTTCCTTGCGGCGAACGATGCGCTGCACTCGCGGCTGCATAAGCTGGTCGCCGGCGCGCTGCGCTAA
- a CDS encoding NuoB/complex I 20 kDa subunit family protein, with the protein MGVELTPQNGLLAPAGGGAIVPPDQGFFDGLNGELTDKGFLVTSTEELFQWARTGSLWWMTFGLACCAVEMIHVNMPRYDLERFGAAPRASPRQSDVMIVAGTLCNKMAPALRKVYDQMSEPKYVISMGSCANGGGYYHYSYSVVRGCDRIVPVDIYVPGCPPTAEALLYGIMQLQRKIRRSGSIER; encoded by the coding sequence TTGGGAGTAGAGCTCACGCCCCAAAATGGTTTGCTGGCACCCGCCGGCGGTGGCGCCATCGTGCCGCCCGACCAGGGGTTTTTCGACGGCCTCAACGGTGAACTGACCGACAAGGGTTTTCTGGTCACCTCGACCGAGGAATTGTTTCAGTGGGCCCGTACCGGCTCGCTGTGGTGGATGACGTTCGGGCTCGCCTGCTGCGCGGTCGAGATGATCCACGTCAACATGCCGCGCTACGATCTCGAGCGGTTCGGCGCCGCACCGCGCGCCAGCCCGCGCCAGTCGGACGTGATGATCGTCGCGGGGACGCTGTGCAACAAGATGGCACCGGCACTGCGCAAGGTCTACGACCAGATGTCGGAGCCGAAATACGTGATCTCGATGGGATCGTGCGCGAACGGCGGCGGCTATTATCATTATAGCTACAGCGTCGTGCGTGGCTGTGATCGGATCGTGCCGGTGGATATCTATGTCCCCGGTTGCCCGCCGACCGCGGAAGCGTTGCTCTACGGCATCATGCAGTTGCAGCGTAAGATCCGGCGGTCCGGGAGCATCGAACGGTGA
- a CDS encoding M23 family metallopeptidase translates to MTRTFWIILGLIVVVVGAFASMVSFGSSGSGIERRVPWRKPAPFAEVAADPVTAGALAVPVAGVLRKAIADSWNDARGGGLRGHHGTDIMAAGGTPVVAAAPGRIEKLFQSGLGGITLYVRSPDRRWTYYYAHLAGYAAGIREGMAVKAGDTLGYVGDTGDAGAGNYHLHFGLTKMQPGERWWQGENVNPYPLLAGRERAR, encoded by the coding sequence ATGACGCGGACGTTCTGGATCATTCTCGGGTTGATCGTGGTAGTGGTCGGCGCGTTCGCCTCGATGGTGTCGTTCGGCAGCAGCGGTAGCGGCATCGAGCGGCGCGTGCCTTGGCGCAAGCCAGCGCCTTTCGCCGAAGTCGCTGCCGATCCTGTGACGGCCGGCGCGCTGGCCGTGCCAGTGGCCGGCGTTTTGCGGAAGGCTATTGCGGACAGCTGGAACGATGCACGTGGCGGCGGTCTGCGCGGCCATCACGGGACGGACATTATGGCGGCGGGCGGAACGCCGGTCGTCGCGGCCGCGCCTGGGCGGATCGAGAAGCTCTTCCAGAGCGGGCTTGGCGGGATCACGCTCTACGTCCGCTCCCCCGATCGGCGGTGGACATATTATTATGCGCATCTCGCCGGGTACGCGGCCGGTATCCGCGAGGGTATGGCGGTTAAGGCGGGCGACACGCTCGGCTATGTCGGCGATACCGGTGATGCCGGGGCGGGCAATTACCACCTGCATTTCGGGTTGACCAAGATGCAGCCGGGCGAGCGCTGGTGGCAGGGCGAGAATGTGAACCCGTACCCACTGCTTGCCGGACGCGAGCGCGCCCGCTAA
- a CDS encoding NADH-quinone oxidoreductase subunit A: MVDLSHYLPILLFLGIAIALSSTFVFLPMAVSRLTGSHKPTPEKLSEYECGFPAFEDPRSQFDVRFYLIAILFIIFDLEAAFLYPWAVSVFTLGWTAWISMMVFIGELALGLAYAWKKGALDWE; this comes from the coding sequence TTGGTCGACCTGTCGCACTATCTTCCGATCCTCCTGTTCCTCGGGATCGCCATCGCGTTGTCGAGCACGTTCGTGTTCCTGCCGATGGCCGTCTCGCGGCTGACCGGATCGCATAAGCCCACGCCTGAAAAGCTCAGCGAATATGAGTGCGGCTTTCCCGCATTCGAAGATCCGCGCAGCCAGTTCGACGTGCGCTTCTACCTGATCGCCATCCTCTTCATCATCTTCGATCTCGAGGCGGCGTTCCTGTATCCCTGGGCCGTCTCGGTCTTCACGCTCGGCTGGACCGCGTGGATTTCGATGATGGTCTTTATCGGCGAACTGGCCCTCGGCCTCGCCTATGCATGGAAGAAGGGAGCACTCGATTGGGAGTAG
- the relB gene encoding type II toxin-antitoxin system RelB family antitoxin encodes MLGVRLDSDLEERLAAVARTQGRSKSDIAREAVRRYVERHDEAFLAEAKRQSLRAEARVRTSDDWEWADLAAAEDLLTDLPKKHAAE; translated from the coding sequence ATGCTCGGCGTCAGGCTCGATAGCGATTTGGAAGAGCGGCTTGCCGCAGTGGCGCGCACGCAGGGGCGCAGCAAGAGCGACATCGCGCGCGAAGCCGTGCGCCGGTATGTAGAGCGTCACGACGAGGCTTTCCTGGCGGAGGCCAAGCGGCAGTCATTACGGGCTGAGGCACGTGTTCGCACGAGCGACGACTGGGAGTGGGCCGATCTTGCCGCTGCCGAAGATTTACTTACCGATTTGCCCAAGAAGCACGCGGCAGAATGA